The genomic interval TAATCCAGAAGACAAAATCCATAGCAGGGCCCTTCAGTCCGGATGGCATGGTTGCCGTTCCCTGACGGTACGTCGGCGCGAACGGGACTGTCTAGGTTCCGGCGGACCGGTAAGGGCCAGTCTCAAAATTTGAGACGGGAGTCCACCATTTGATCGAAATATTCCTGAAAATGGGCCAAACGGGCTGTTCGGGTCGTTGGCGTCCCGATCGGAGTCATAGACTTTGACCCATGAGTGAGGACACCCAAACAGCAACCGAGAACAAGATCGACATCAAACCCCGCAGCCGGGTCGTCACTGACGGGATCCATGCCGCCCCCGCGCGCGGTATGTTCCGCGCAGTCGGCATGGGCGACGACGACTTCGCGAAGCCCCAGATCGGCGTTGCGAGTTCCTGGAATGAAATCACTCCCTGCAACCTCTCCCTGAACAGGCTGGCCCAGGGCGCCAAGGAAGGTGTCCACGCAGGTGGCGGTTTCCCCATGCAGTTCGGCACCATCTCCGTCTCCGACGGCATCTCTATGGGCCACGAAGGCATGCACTTCTCGCTCGTTTCCCGTGAGGTCATTGCCGACTCCGTGGAAACCGTCATGCAGGCCGAGCGCATCGACGGGTCCGTCCTGCTCGCCGGCTGTGACAAGTCCCTGCCGGGCATGCTCATGGCTGCCGCCCGCCTGGACCTGGCCAGTGTGTTCCTGTACGCCGGATCCATCATGCCGGGCTGGGTCAAGCTTGAGGACGGCTCCGAAAAGGAAGTCACCCTGATTGACGCCTTCGAAGCCGTCGGTGCATGCGCCGCGGGCAAGATGAGCCTCGAAGACCTGACCCGTATTGAAAAGGCCATCTGCCCCGGCGAAGGCGCCTGCGGTGGGATGTACACCGCCAACACCATGGCCTGCATCGGCGAAGCCCTGGGCATGTCCCTCCCCGGCTCCGCCGCCCCGCCCTCGGCAGACCGCCGTCGTGATGAATTTGCCCGCAAGTCCGGCGAGGCAGTGGTCAACCTGCTCCGCCTTGGCATCACCGCCCGGGACATCATGACCAAGAAGGCGTTCGAAAACGCCATCGCCGTCACCATGGCATTCGGCGGTTCCACCAACGCCGTCCTGCACCTCCTGGCCATCGCCCGCGAAGCTGAAGTCGAGCTGAACCTGGAGGACTTCAACCGCATCGGCGACAAGATCCCGCACCTGGGTGACCTCAAGCCCTTCGGCCGCTACGTCATGACGGACGTTGACAAGATCGGCGGCGTGCCGGTCATCATGCGCGCACTGCTCGACGCCGGCCTGCTGCACGGCGACTGCCTCACCGTCACAGGCAAGACCGTGGCCGAGAACCTCGCTGCGATCAACCCGCCGGACCTCGACGGCAAGATCCTCCGTGCCATGGACAACCCGATCCACAAGACCGGCGGCATCACCATCCTGCACGGCACGATGGCGCCCGAGGGTGCTGTGGTGAAGAGTGCCGGCTTCGACGCCGACGTCTTCGAGGGCACTGCCCGCGTCTTCGAGCGCGAGCAGGGTGCCCTGGCCGCCCTGGATGAGGGCCTGATCAAGGCCGGCGACGTTGTAGTCATCCGCTACGAAGGCCCCAAGGGAGGCCCCGGCATGCGCGAGATGCTCGCCATCACGGGCGCCATCAAGGGCGCGGGGCTCGGCAAGGACGTCCTGCTCCTCACTGACGGCCGTTTCTCCGGCGGAACCACAGGCCTCTGCATAGGCCACGTGGCACCGGAAGCTGTCGACGGCGGCCCCATCGCCTTCGTCAAGGACGGGGACCGGATCCGCGTGGACATCGCGGCCCGCAGCTTCGACCTGCTGGTTGGTGAGGCCGAGCTCGAATCCCGCAAGATCGGCTGGGAGCCCCTCCCAGCCAAGT from Pseudarthrobacter sp. SSS035 carries:
- the ilvD gene encoding dihydroxy-acid dehydratase, whose protein sequence is MSEDTQTATENKIDIKPRSRVVTDGIHAAPARGMFRAVGMGDDDFAKPQIGVASSWNEITPCNLSLNRLAQGAKEGVHAGGGFPMQFGTISVSDGISMGHEGMHFSLVSREVIADSVETVMQAERIDGSVLLAGCDKSLPGMLMAAARLDLASVFLYAGSIMPGWVKLEDGSEKEVTLIDAFEAVGACAAGKMSLEDLTRIEKAICPGEGACGGMYTANTMACIGEALGMSLPGSAAPPSADRRRDEFARKSGEAVVNLLRLGITARDIMTKKAFENAIAVTMAFGGSTNAVLHLLAIAREAEVELNLEDFNRIGDKIPHLGDLKPFGRYVMTDVDKIGGVPVIMRALLDAGLLHGDCLTVTGKTVAENLAAINPPDLDGKILRAMDNPIHKTGGITILHGTMAPEGAVVKSAGFDADVFEGTARVFEREQGALAALDEGLIKAGDVVVIRYEGPKGGPGMREMLAITGAIKGAGLGKDVLLLTDGRFSGGTTGLCIGHVAPEAVDGGPIAFVKDGDRIRVDIAARSFDLLVGEAELESRKIGWEPLPAKFTKGVLAKYAKLVHSASTGAYCG